The genomic interval ATAAAGAACTTGCTTTAAAAGCAATGGAATACAGAATTTTAAAGGTGGTGAAATAAAGATTAAAAGTGACAGATTAATGAATTAACAATATGATCATAATCATTGGGGTGGAGGGGAATGTACGAAAATTACATTTTTGATTTGTATGGTACTTTGGTAGATATCAATACCAATGAGGAAAAGCGGAGACTATGGGAAAAACTTGCTTTGTTTTATGGTTATAATGGAGCTGCCTATAAACCTAAAGAACTTAAAAGGGCATATTTGAAAGAAGTGGAAGAAGGGCTGGTTAACAATACTAAGACAAAATATCCGGATATAGATATCAGACTCGTTTTTAAAAAGCTTTATAATGACAAGGGAGTAGATTGCAGTAAAGTACTTATTGCAGAAACCACAAAGCTTTTCAGATGTCTGTCAGTAAATTATATTAAGCTTTATGCCGGAGTGAGAGACTTGCTTGAAAATTTAAAGGCTAAAGGAAAGAAAATATATATGCTTTCTAATGGCCAACGTAGTTTCACTGTTCCAGAATTAAAGTATC from Defluviitalea raffinosedens carries:
- a CDS encoding HAD family hydrolase, which translates into the protein MYENYIFDLYGTLVDINTNEEKRRLWEKLALFYGYNGAAYKPKELKRAYLKEVEEGLVNNTKTKYPDIDIRLVFKKLYNDKGVDCSKVLIAETTKLFRCLSVNYIKLYAGVRDLLENLKAKGKKIYMLSNGQRSFTVPELKYLGIYDYFDGLYSSSDIGICKPDPAFFQYLINEQQIDISKSVFIGNDHFADVEGSKRVGLDCIYVHSNQSREVTEVDSTYQIWDGNLSKVLSFSRN